From Juglans regia cultivar Chandler chromosome 6, Walnut 2.0, whole genome shotgun sequence, the proteins below share one genomic window:
- the LOC108989547 gene encoding 50S ribosomal protein L35, chloroplastic-like codes for MACATLTVSFGFRVTSTLCPPPSARASRGLSVQLAPFNKLSSLRLSSSHSVSRFGSVLPQKLCTTAPLIHRLRSLTIVSAKGYKRKTHKASAKRFRVTGRGKIVRRRAGKQHLLYKKNSKRKLRLSKMHAVSRSDYDNVIGALPYLKVNRKAE; via the exons ATGGCTTGTGCAACCTTAACGGTGTCGTTCGGTTTCAGAGTCACTTCCACATTATGCCCTCCTCCTTCGGCTCGCGCCTCTCGCGGCCTTTCGGTTCAACTCGCTCCGTTTAACAAGTTGAGCTCCCTTAGACTCAGTTCCTCGCACAGCGTTTCTAGGTTCGGCTCGGTTCTTCCTCAGAAGCTCTGCACAACCGCTCCCCTCATTCACAGGCTTCGCTCTCTCACCATTGTCTCTGCCAAAGGCTACAAAAGGAAGACCCAcaag GCTTCAGCGAAGCGATTCAGGGTGACCGGTAGAGGAAAAATAGTTCGGAGGAGAGCAGGAAAGCAACATTTGCTGTACAAGAAGAACTCCAAGAGGAAATTACGACTGTCAAAAATG CACGCAGTCAGCCGGAGTGACTATGACAACGTGATTGGTGCCCTGCCATATCTGAAAGTAAATAGAAAGGCTGAGTAG
- the LOC108989543 gene encoding uncharacterized protein LOC108989543 isoform X2 → MVQLMKSANLKHEPEKKTAACREKPPVKLEIEDSLEEEHGPLNKRSKPSEAFTEQWSSESNAFPIPPSQYNPLDEPSPLGLRLRKSPSLLDLIQMKLSQGSGSGTGDLQSESFSAMAKKESKVTAVSGTADKLKASNFPASLLRIGSWEYKSRYEGDLVAKCYFAKHKLVWEVLEGGLKSKIEIQWSDIMALKANCPDNGPGALNVVLSRQPLFFRETNPQPRKHTLWQATADFTDEQASIHRQHFLQCPQGALNKHFEKLIQCDVRLSFLSQQPEIVLDSPYFEPRPSVFEGLEESKDHSFDQVDSGRGPMSGFLDVASSTATQSSALKIGQKQDSAGLALETQSQEAPSPSSGNGSSEVVDSADPRNWDQIKLTGLHPSMSMSDLMSHIGHCISEQMTSGIMPNTDEGSEYHGILENIAQYLLNDNQFTTASDDKSLMSRVNSLCCLLQKDSTTVQNSQGNEESCDKGLNDGTVVQVKHNPEQSHDNKRSSDWTVSEQDTRDVSGSRQVPAMSRKDSFGDLLHHLPRIASLPKFLFNISEEDGDSRSP, encoded by the exons ATGGTGCAGTTGATGAAATCCGCGAATCTAAAGCATGAGCCTGAAAAGAAAACCGCGGCGTGTCGTGAAAAGCCGCCGGTGAAGTTGGAGATCGAGGACTCGCTTGAAGAAGAGCACGGACCGCTCAATAAGCGGTCAAAGCCTTCTGAGGCTTTCACGGAG CAATGGAGTTCTGAAAGTAACGCATTCCCTATCCCTCCTTCGCAATACAACCCGCTTGATGAGCCTAGCCCTTTGGGTTTGCGGCTGAGGAAAAGCCCATCGCTGTTAGATTTAATTCAAATGAAGCTTTCTCAAGGGAGTGGTTCTGGTACAGGAGATTTGCAGAGTGAAAGTTTTAGTGCAATGGCTAAAAAGGAAAGTAAGGTTACCGCTGTATCAGGTACTGCCGACAAACTGAAGGCTTCAAATTTTCCAGCTTCGCTTCTGAGGATCGGGAGTTGGGAG TATAAATCACGATATGAAGGCGATTTAGTGGCAAAGTGTTACTTTGCTAAGCATAAGCTTGTTTGGGAAGTTCTTGAAGGTGGTCTGAAAagtaaaatagaaatacaatgGTCAGATATAATGGCTCTGAAGGCGAATTGTCCTGATAATGGACCTGGTGCATTAAATGTTGTG TTGTCTAGACAGCCCCTTTTCTTCAGGGAAACCAATCCACAACCTAGAAAGCACACCTTATGGCAGGCAACGGCAGATTTTACCGATGAGCAGGCTAGTATACACAG GCAACATTTTCTGCAATGCCCACAAGGCGCATTAAACAAGCATTTTGAAAAGCTTATCCAGTGTGACGTGCGCCTTAGCTTCTTAAGCCAACAGCCTGAGATAGTTTTGGATTCACCATACTTTGAACCACGGCCTTCTGTATTTGAAGGCCTTGAAGAATCTAAAGACCATAGTTTTGATCAAGTCGATAGTGGTAGAGGACCCATGTCTGGTTTCCTGGATGTAGCATCATCGACTGCAACACAATCTTCTGCATTGAAGATTGGACAAAAACAGGATTCTGCCGGTTTGGCATTGGAAACTCAATCACAAGAAGCTCCATCCCCCAGTTCAG GTAATGGAAGTTCTGAAGTTGTTGATTCCGCGGATCCAAGAAACTGGGACCAGATAAAACTGACTGGGCTCCATCCATCCATGTCGATGagtgatttaatgagccatattGGACATTGTATCTCAGAACAGATGACTTCTGGAATTATGCCCAACACTGATGAAGGTTCAGAATACCATGGAATACTAGAGAACATTGCTCAGTACCTGCTCAATGACAATCAGTTTACGACCGCCTCTGATGATAAATCCCTCATGTCAAGGGTCAATTCCCTCTGCTGCCTTCTGCAGAAGGACTCTACTACAGTCCAGAATTCCCAGGGAAATGAGGAAAGTTGCGACAAGGGACTTAATGACGGAACAGTCGTTCAAGTTAAGCACAATCCTGAACAAAGTCATGATAATAAACGTAGCTCTGATTGGACGGTTTCTGAACAGGACACAAGGGATGTATCTGGCAGCAGGCAGGTGCCAGCCATGTCGAGGAAAGACTCATTTGGGGACCTGCTGCATCATCTCCCTAGAATTGCATCCCTCCCAAAGTTCTTATTTAACATTTCAGAAGAAGATGGTGACAGTCGATCTCCATAG
- the LOC108989544 gene encoding nuclear pore complex protein NUP43 has translation MAVIGTAFPDPPQIHRIPQSKYVDAVRWLPQFSAFDRFVVLALFDSSSDSPSSIEIHSLDTQAVTLSPQSTWAPPSRVSSLKTSQTRGRKPLIAAGTVSGSLHLLLANSVDASLESEFSVSEEELHVGRVSCVDVMEGGGECVSVGEDGRVNLASVTGSELSFRRFFDSQGLVSYTSAKWASPAEFVTGGYGFSLQWWDQRKPGGAASQLKGNWARGMSGIVQSIDIHPSRKHTCLAGGSLGTVFAWDLRWQQQPIILSGIGGGEDGTHPACESEVWEVQYDRHTNSTNTGNISSSRVLPAMICSEDGILAVVGQDAEPIELLAEPCAINSFDIDRENPSDVICSLEWESIVLLTRP, from the exons ATGGCGGTCATAGGCACAGCCTTTCCAGACCCTCCCCAAATCCACAGAATCCCACAATCTAAATATGTCGACGCTGTCCGATGGCTCCCCCAGTTTTCAGCGTTCGACCGTTTCGTCGTTCTCGCCCTCTTCGACTCCTCCTCCGACTCGCCCTCTTCCATCGAAATCCACTCTCTCGACACGCAAGCCGTAACCCTAAGCCCCCAATCCACCTGGGCCCCACCCTCTCGAGTATCCTCCCTTAAAACCTCCCAAACCCGGGGCCGGAAGCCCCTCATTGCCGCCGGTACTGTTTCCGGCTCGCTCCACCTCCTTCTCGCGAACTCCGTCGACGCTTCGCTCGAATCGGAGTTTTCGGTCTCGGAGGAAGAGCTCCATGTGGGGCGTGTATCATGCGTGGACGTGATGGAAGGTGGGGGAGAGTGTGTGAGCGTTGGAGAGGACGGGAGGGTCAATCTGGCGAGCGTCACGGGTTCCGAGTTGAGTTTCCGGCGGTTTTTTGATAGCCAAGGGTTGGTCTCGTACACCTCGGCGAAATGGGCGTCGCCGGCCGAGTTTGTGACTGGTGGCTATGGGTTTAGCCTTCAGTGGTGGGATCAGAGGAAGCCCGGAGGGGCGGCTTCCCAGCTCAAGGGAAACTG GGCTCGAGGAATGTCTGGGATTGTACAGTCCATTGATATCCATCCATCAAGAAAGCACACTTGTTTG GCTGGAGGGTCTTTAGGCACTGTATTTGCCTGGGATCTTAGGTGGCAACAACAGCCGATTATTCTTTCGGGTATTGGGGGAGGTGAGGATGGAACCCATCCAGCATGTGAAAGTGAGGTCTGGGAAGTTCAGTACGACCGCCACACCAATTCTACAAACACTGGCAACATCTCATCCTCACGGGTCTTACCAGCCATGATCTGCTCTGAAGATGGGATCCTTGCTGTTGTTGGACAAG ATGCAGAACCCATTGAGCTGTTGGCTGAACCTTGTGCAATCAACAGCTTTGACATTGATCGGGAAAACCCCTCG GACGTGATCTGTAGTTTGGAATGGGAATCTATAGTCTTGTTAACAAGGCCATGA
- the LOC108989543 gene encoding uncharacterized protein LOC108989543 isoform X1, protein MVQLMKSANLKHEPEKKTAACREKPPVKLEIEDSLEEEHGPLNKRSKPSEAFTEQWSSESNAFPIPPSQYNPLDEPSPLGLRLRKSPSLLDLIQMKLSQGSGSGTGDLQSESFSAMAKKESKVTAVSGTADKLKASNFPASLLRIGSWEYKSRYEGDLVAKCYFAKHKLVWEVLEGGLKSKIEIQWSDIMALKANCPDNGPGALNVVLSRQPLFFRETNPQPRKHTLWQATADFTDEQASIHRQHFLQCPQGALNKHFEKLIQCDVRLSFLSQQPEIVLDSPYFEPRPSVFEGLEESKDHSFDQVDSGRGPMSGFLDVASSTATQSSALKIGQKQDSAGLALETQSQEAPSPSSVMDTRAIEGNGSSEVVDSADPRNWDQIKLTGLHPSMSMSDLMSHIGHCISEQMTSGIMPNTDEGSEYHGILENIAQYLLNDNQFTTASDDKSLMSRVNSLCCLLQKDSTTVQNSQGNEESCDKGLNDGTVVQVKHNPEQSHDNKRSSDWTVSEQDTRDVSGSRQVPAMSRKDSFGDLLHHLPRIASLPKFLFNISEEDGDSRSP, encoded by the exons ATGGTGCAGTTGATGAAATCCGCGAATCTAAAGCATGAGCCTGAAAAGAAAACCGCGGCGTGTCGTGAAAAGCCGCCGGTGAAGTTGGAGATCGAGGACTCGCTTGAAGAAGAGCACGGACCGCTCAATAAGCGGTCAAAGCCTTCTGAGGCTTTCACGGAG CAATGGAGTTCTGAAAGTAACGCATTCCCTATCCCTCCTTCGCAATACAACCCGCTTGATGAGCCTAGCCCTTTGGGTTTGCGGCTGAGGAAAAGCCCATCGCTGTTAGATTTAATTCAAATGAAGCTTTCTCAAGGGAGTGGTTCTGGTACAGGAGATTTGCAGAGTGAAAGTTTTAGTGCAATGGCTAAAAAGGAAAGTAAGGTTACCGCTGTATCAGGTACTGCCGACAAACTGAAGGCTTCAAATTTTCCAGCTTCGCTTCTGAGGATCGGGAGTTGGGAG TATAAATCACGATATGAAGGCGATTTAGTGGCAAAGTGTTACTTTGCTAAGCATAAGCTTGTTTGGGAAGTTCTTGAAGGTGGTCTGAAAagtaaaatagaaatacaatgGTCAGATATAATGGCTCTGAAGGCGAATTGTCCTGATAATGGACCTGGTGCATTAAATGTTGTG TTGTCTAGACAGCCCCTTTTCTTCAGGGAAACCAATCCACAACCTAGAAAGCACACCTTATGGCAGGCAACGGCAGATTTTACCGATGAGCAGGCTAGTATACACAG GCAACATTTTCTGCAATGCCCACAAGGCGCATTAAACAAGCATTTTGAAAAGCTTATCCAGTGTGACGTGCGCCTTAGCTTCTTAAGCCAACAGCCTGAGATAGTTTTGGATTCACCATACTTTGAACCACGGCCTTCTGTATTTGAAGGCCTTGAAGAATCTAAAGACCATAGTTTTGATCAAGTCGATAGTGGTAGAGGACCCATGTCTGGTTTCCTGGATGTAGCATCATCGACTGCAACACAATCTTCTGCATTGAAGATTGGACAAAAACAGGATTCTGCCGGTTTGGCATTGGAAACTCAATCACAAGAAGCTCCATCCCCCAGTTCAG TGATGGACACTCGTGCAATTGAAGGTAATGGAAGTTCTGAAGTTGTTGATTCCGCGGATCCAAGAAACTGGGACCAGATAAAACTGACTGGGCTCCATCCATCCATGTCGATGagtgatttaatgagccatattGGACATTGTATCTCAGAACAGATGACTTCTGGAATTATGCCCAACACTGATGAAGGTTCAGAATACCATGGAATACTAGAGAACATTGCTCAGTACCTGCTCAATGACAATCAGTTTACGACCGCCTCTGATGATAAATCCCTCATGTCAAGGGTCAATTCCCTCTGCTGCCTTCTGCAGAAGGACTCTACTACAGTCCAGAATTCCCAGGGAAATGAGGAAAGTTGCGACAAGGGACTTAATGACGGAACAGTCGTTCAAGTTAAGCACAATCCTGAACAAAGTCATGATAATAAACGTAGCTCTGATTGGACGGTTTCTGAACAGGACACAAGGGATGTATCTGGCAGCAGGCAGGTGCCAGCCATGTCGAGGAAAGACTCATTTGGGGACCTGCTGCATCATCTCCCTAGAATTGCATCCCTCCCAAAGTTCTTATTTAACATTTCAGAAGAAGATGGTGACAGTCGATCTCCATAG
- the LOC108989522 gene encoding autophagy-related protein 11: protein MSSSITDGLVHGGKLLVHIAENGQSFELDCDETMPVEAVMRFIESASMISFNDQLVLCLDMKLEPQRPLSAYKLPLDDREVFIFNKGRLQTNSAPPPPEQVDILDIVDPPSPSSSHNSHPLDEASDPALKALPSYERQFRYHYHRGHAIYSRSQVKYENCERLLREQKVQERALEVAKGNLDQYYKVISQNYVDFMKRYSQQKRIHSDLLVNFGRDIEKLRSVKLPPALQTTTRKRLLDFVKEENLRKSAENCSGSHKQFENKVSQFKQMFGEVKRKVEELFASRASFSTRNLEGMIKEHLQYINEQKSILQSLSKDVYTVKKLVDDCVSYELSSSLRPHDAVSALGPMYDVHDKNHLPRMQTCDHAISKLLDFCRDKKNEMNNFLHNYMQKITYASYVIKDAKLQFPVFKEAMVRQDDLFMDLKLVHGIGPAYRACLAEVVRRKASMKLYMGMAGQLAERLATKREVEVRRREEFLKACGAYIPRDVLASIGLYDNPNQCDVNIAPFDTGLLDIDISDLDRYAPEYLAGLPSKGEKPGSSKGSFALSNDSSHSFESEEFAVGSVDKYDSEDLLEGSELVEIAGTSKMEVENAKLKADLASAIALICSLCPNVEYESLDDSKLESMMKNAAEKTAEALHLKDEYGKHLKSMLRMTQMQCMSYEKRIQELEQRLSDQYLEGQKLSNNKDTTDLALLAEKADVCSPESLGSESHTPCISTTEHMDEVSCISNSLDAKLGIFTGQSSKAREGVDENMMDSSGILNPQLDSSMLEPHREGLLVSDKDGKDKMMGQLGMSLTNSSTAESMPEPLTVVPSDTTVDPSLDSKASSDLLLELQSALADKSNQLTEAETKIKATMEEVALLRRDLEASRKLLDESQMNCAHLENCLHEAREEAQTHLCAADRRASEYSALRASALKMHGVFERLRKCVDAQGGVATFADSLHTLAQSLANSINDNEDDDTADFRKCIRVLADKVSFLSRHREELLGKYLKFEAANEQLKKELEDKKELVKTLYTKHQLEKQANKEKISFGHLEVHEIAAFVLKPAGHYEAISRNCSNYYLSAESVALFADHLPSRPNYIVGQIVHIERQTVRPIPSIPTRAEHGRVDQTDYLTSDMGTDQLTLNSGSTSNPFGLPIGCEYFVVTVAMLPDTSIHSPSPS, encoded by the exons ATGAGCTCGTCTATCACTGACGGTTTGGTTCATGGAGGAAAGCTTCTGGTTCATATTGCTGAGAATGGGCAATCATTTGAGCTCGACTGCGATGAAACCATGCCAGTTGAAGCGGTCATGCGGTTCATTGAATCCGCGTCGATGATTAGTTTCAATGATCAGCTTGTTCTCTGTTTGGATATGAAACTTGAGCCGCAGCGGCCGCTTTCAGCGTATAAGCTTCCTTTGGATGACCGAGAAGTCTTCATATTCAATAAGGGAAGATTGCAAACCAATTCAGCGCCTCCTCCGCCTGAGCAAGTTGATATTCTGGATATTGTGGACCCTCCATCACCGTCCTCTTCACATAATTCTCATCCTTTGGATGAAGCTTCTGACCCTGCTTTGAAGGCTTTACCTTCATATGAGCGGCAGTTCAGGTACCATTACCACCGGGGACATGCGATTTATAGTCGTAGCCAGGTGAAATATGAGAACTGTGAGAGGCTTTTGAGGGAGCAAAAGGTTCAAGAGAGGGCATTGGAGGTTGCTAAGGGTAACTTGGATCAATACTATAAGGTGATTAGTCAAAACTATGTGGACTTCATGAAGCGTTATTCACAGCAGAAGCGAATACATTCGGATCTCCTGGTGAATTTTGGGAGGGATATTGAGAAACTGAGATCCGTCAAACTGCCCCCTGCTTTACAGACTACCACCCGCAAGCGCTTATTGGACTTTGTGAAGGAAGAGAACTTGCGGAAGTCAGCTGAGAATTGCAGCGGTTCCCACAAGCAGTTTGAGAATAAGGTTTCACAATTTAAGCAAATGTTTGGTGAGGTGAAACGCAAGGTTGAGGAATTGTTTGCTAGCAGGGCTTCTTTTTCTACCAGGAATTTGGAGGGGATGATTAAGGAACAcctgcaatacatcaatgaacaAAAGAGTATACTGCAATCCTTGAG CAAAGATGTATATACGGTGAAGAAACTTGTGGATGACTGTGTGTCCTACGAATTATCTTCATCACTCCGTCCTCATGATGCAGTTTCGGCCTTGGGTCCTATGTATGATGTCCATGACAAGAATCACCTGCCTAGGATGCAGACTTGTGATCATGCAATTTCTAAGCTGCTGGACTTTTGCAGGGATAAGAAGAATGAAATGAACAACTTTCTGCATAATTACATGCAAAAAATTACCTATGCTTCATATGTCATTAAAGATGCTAAGTTACAGTTTCCTGTTTTTAAAGAGGCAATGGTTCGTCAGGATGATCTGTTTATGGACTTGAAGTTAGTCCATGGAATTGGCCCAGCATATAGAGCCTGCCTTGCAGAAGTTGTGAGAAGAAAGGCTTCTATGAAGCTTTACATGGGAATGGCTGGACAATTGGCTGAAAGACTTGCCACAAAGAGGGAGGTTGAAGTGAGGAGACGCGAGGAGTTTTTGAAGGCTTGCGGTGCTTACATACCTAGGGATGTATTAGCATCTATCGGATTATACGATAACCCCAATCAGTGTGACGTCAATATAGCTCCATTTGACACTGGTTTGCTTGACATTGACATTTCAGACCTGGATCGCTATGCTCCCGAATATTTGGCTGGACTGCCTTCAAAGGGTGAGAAGCCTGGAAGCTCAAAAGGTTCATTTGCTTTGTCTAATGACAGTTCTCATTCTTTTGAGTCTGAAGAGTTTGCCGTAGGCAGTGTTGATAAATACGACTCTGAGGATCTTCTAGAAGGCTCTGAGTTGGTTGAGATTGCTGGAACTAGCAAAATGGAAGTTGAGAATGCAAAACTTAAAGCTGACCTTGCTTCTGCCATTGCCTTGATTTGTTCCCTCTGCCCCAATGTTGAGTACGAATCACTTGATGATAGTAAACTGGAAAGCATGATGAAGAATGCTGCAGAGAAGACAGCTGAAGCTTTGCATCTGAAAGATGAATATGGGAAACATCTTAAATCTATGCTCAGGATGACGCAGATGCAGTGCATGTCTTATGAGAAACGCATTCAAGAATTGGAGCAGAGATTGTCTGATCAATATTTGGAAGGGCAGAAGCTGTCAAATAACAAAGATACAACTGACTTAGCCCTTTTGGCTGAGAAGGCTGATGTTTGCAGTCCAGAAAGCTTGGGCAGTGAATCTCACACACCTTGCATATCTACTACTGAGCACATGGATGAGGTTTCTTGCATCTCAAATTCTTTGGATGCAAAACTGGGAATTTTCACTGGGCAATCAAGCAAAGCTCGAGAGGGGGTGGATGAGAATATGATGGATTCCTCTGGAATATTAAATCCTCAGCTTGATTCCTCGATGCTGGAGCCACACCGTGAAGGACTGCTAGTCAGTGATAAAGATGGGAAAGATAAAATGATGGGACAGTTGGGCATGTCCCTTACAAACAGTTCCACTGCTGAGAGCATGCCTGAGCCTCTGACTGTTGTGCCCTCTGACACTACAGTTGATCCAAGTTTGGATTCCAAAGCCAGCAGTGATCTTTTGTTGGAATTGCAAAGTGCACTTGCAGATAAGTCAAACCAATTGACTGAAGCTGAAACCAAGATTAAAGCTACCATGGAGGAGGTTGCCTTGCTTAGGAGGGATTTGGAAGCAAGTCGGAAGCTCCTAGATGAATCCCAG ATGAATTGTGCACACTTGGAGAACTGTTTGCACGAAGCAAGAGAGGAAGCCCAGACCCATCTTTGTGCAGCTGACCGGAGGGCTTCAGAGTATAGTGCTCTGCGTGCATCTGCTTTGAAAATGCATGGTGTTTTTGAAAGACTTCGAAAGTGTGTTGATGCACAGGGTGGAGTGGCTACTTTTGCAGATTCCTTGCATACTTTAGCACAATCTTTGGCCAA TTCCATTAATGACAATGAAGATGATGATACTGCCGATTTTCGAAAATGCATCCGAGTTCTTGCAGATAAAGTTAGTTTCTTGTCGAGGCACCGTGAAGAGCTACTTGGCAAGTACCTGAAGTTTGAAGCTGCAAATGAACAGCTTAAAAAGGAATTGGAAGATAAGAAAGAGCTGGTTAAAACTTTGTACACCAAGCATCAACTTGAGAAGCAG GCAAACaaggaaaaaatttcttttggccACTTGGAAGTCCACGAGATTGCCGCATTTGTTCTTAAGCCAGCTGGGCACTATGAGGCAATCAGTCGGAACTGCTCAAACTACTACTTGTCTGCTGAATCTGTGGCCTTGTTTGCTGACCATCTCCCAAGCCGACCTAACTACATCGTTGGGCAGATCGTGCATATTGAACGCCAAACTGTGAGGCCAATACCTTCTATACCAACTCGGGCGGAGCATGGTAGAGTGGATCAAACTGATTACCTGACCTCTGACATGGGGACCGATCAGTTGACCTTGAATTCAGGATCAACTTCGAACCCTTTCGGTCTCCCCATTGGCTGTGAATACTTTGTAGTGACAGTAGCCATGTTACCTGATACCAGCATTCATTCACCATCTCCTTCCTGA
- the LOC108989510 gene encoding uncharacterized protein LOC108989510, which translates to MLVIEKSFIFNGLTSYPFLKTNGREFGIKLASKRDLPENSTTTQQENIFPLRVSNPVLARSVVAVLGLGFIDAGYSGDWSRIGVISKETEDLLKLAAFVVVPLCIFLIFSFSKEPEP; encoded by the exons ATGCTGGTCATAGAAAAGAGCTTTATCTTTAACGGCCTGACATCTTATCCATTTCTGAAGACAAATGGCAGAGAATTTGGAATCAAATTGGCTAGCAAGAGAGATTTGCCTGAAAATTCAACAACGACTCAGCAAGAAAACATTTTCCCATTGAGAGTGTCAAACCCAGTTCTTGCTCGCTCTGTTGTGGCAGTGCTGGGTTTGGGATTCATCGATGCTGG GTACAGTGGAGATTGGTCAAGGATTGGAGTGATATCAAAGGAGACTGAGGATTTGCTAAAGCTTGCTGCTTTTGTTGTTGTTCCTTTGTGTAtctttctcatattttctttctccaaGGAACCAGAGCCTTGA